The Salvia splendens isolate huo1 chromosome 20, SspV2, whole genome shotgun sequence nucleotide sequence GAGAAAAGGAAACTATGATGCTGGTGGCTTTTGACAGCTGATGCAAAATCTCTAAACCAGAACTGTTTTATTGGGTTCAAATCTGTTGTACCAGATTATTCAATGCTACATTACACTTCTTATCTTTTCATATTGTTTGGCTAGATTTTGGTGTATGCTATCTCTATACAGAGTATAATAACCAGGTCTTATTTGCCTATTCATATTCATTGTTGGCAAACTTCTTATTTATGCCTTTGAGCACTTGAAATTTTAACCTTTCTGCCTGTGGGAGTGGAGATGTTACACTGTTCAAAACAAATCTTGATAAGTTCTCTCATCATTCTGTTATTTTATATTGTCAATCTCAAATAGCTGTTGACGCTAGGTTGCATTTTGTTAGCATGTGGAGTTTAGCTTATTCACCATTGCAAATGGCCTTGAAATTGCATATTCCCGCCTGTCAAAACTGCTCAAGTACTATTCCGTCTCATggatacatattcatgcttatGTAAGAATTGACCATATATTGGAATCAAGTGGTATTTACGCACATGTTTTAGGGATGAACAAAGTAGAATTGAAGTATTTGCTTTTACAACTCACTTTTAGCTTCTAAAATGTGACTTCTTTGGCCTGGGAAGGTAATTGCTTTCATGAATTCTTAACACATAGGGTTAAGTTGTTGAACGCAATCATAGCTTACCCTATCAGATGTTTAGCACTGGTAATTAGTATTTACAACCTCCCTGCATTCCCTCTGTATGTCAGTTATGGTAGTCTATACATTCAATTACATTGACAAATTCTGTGGCTGGGATCTTGATTATCAATTGGAGTCTTGTTTACTACCTATATCTAGTAACTAGACAGGATACACTAACCCCTTTTTACTGCAAATTTGAGAGAACTAAAATATGTTATGAAAGAAAGGGTGGAAGTGATTCTATTTCATGAAAGGTTATGTTATTCTACATGTAGATGACAGATTTAATTTGCACCTTCTGCAGATCTTTTTCCTGAATGGGAGGTTGATTTTTGGCCCGGATGCAAGATCACTGCTTGTCACCTTATTGTTGCTCATTGCCCCTGTCGTTATCTTTTGTGTTTTTGTTGCAAGGCATCTTCGTCATCATTTCTCGTCCTACAATGCAGGATATGCAATCATTGTTGCTGCTATAGTCTTCACCATTCATGTTAGTTCCTAATATCTCTCCTGATTATTATGTAAATATTATGGGAATTTTCCTAAATTGTTTGTAATGGATGCATCCTCCTGCATTTTGGTTTATAACCTGTGATGTTGATTTTTCTACTAGTAGTAATAATTCGTCATCTCTGTTCATCCTAATCTAAATTGCTAATTGGTTCTGAATATATCATATGCATATGGGAGTCTTCTATAAATTTTCTCATGTAATTAGTGAGTTACTTTAAGAATATATTAGAAATAGTCTCAGCACAAGGTACCTAATAGTTAGTGACCGAGAAGGCTAATGAAGGGGGTTCTTATGCTCAGTACAGAATATCTGTAACAGCAATGTTTATGTTTTTGGTTATCAGGGCAATATCATATTAGTAGAGAATTCATGATATGATATGTATCTTGTATCTCGAAGAAAAAGGGTATGCTGGATAAATTACTGTTTGGGCTgtgttctatttttcatacTACCGTCCTAATAGGTTTTTCTTTATAGAATAAGAATTACTACATTACTACTAATATAGACTGGCATTCAAATCATCTAGTGGGTTAGTGTGTGACTCTAAAAAATAACAGAAGGAAAAGGACTGGTGTTTTGACTGTTAAATTCTGAAGTATAGGGTTTATAATTTCTCTAAAGTGATCCACTAAATGAATATGATTTGAACCCCATCAAGAACATAACTGTAGCATTCAACTCTCTGGGATAATTTCTAGGATACGTGGATTGAATAATACTCTCAGTTTctatatttttgaatttgatcCAGGGCAGCCTTATGGTTTCCTTGCAGATGCTAGTGTCTTGAGTTTAGTGTACTAAAGAGCTCCACTAATTTCTAACAGTATGGCTTGTAGTACCAGAAATACACATCACCTTATTGTTGGTATATGCTTGTTATGGATGAGCTCACACAACATGGAATGGGAAATACAAGTTTGACATTGCTTAATTGTAGAGCTTACAAGTTATCAAGTGGGAACTTGTAGATAGTACATGGATACAATAGTGCAATGGCAGCCAATAACGGTTTGAATCAAACtcttttgggatatttatttgtTAACCTAAATTTACAACCGGATCATATGGCCATATGGCAGCTCAGAAGGAGCTTGATTGAATGCATAGAAGCAACTACCTTTGTGGTTCTTTTATTCATCCACGTGGACTTATGCCCACATTAGGTGACTGaacttctttttctctttttactATTTGTGGTTTCATACTATTAAGTTTTAACTAGTATATGGCTAAGCAAGTCACTGTAGGTGTATTTTATACTCTACTGATCATCAATACCATTTTATATTCAGTATTGCATTTATGGTCAATGTGATTATCCAAAGAGAAGAATGTACTATGGAAATCTTCATGGCTTATGGTCGTCTTTAATTGATTACTTAGGTTCTAGTTTTGTTGTTTCTAACCTCATCCCGAGATCCTGGGATTGTGCCACGTAATTCACACCCTCCAGAAGAAGAATTTCGTTATGATACTTCTGCGTCAGTGGAGGTTGGTGGACGGCAGACACCAAGCCTCCAGTTCCCTCGAACCAAAGAAGTAATGGTCAATGGACTCCCTATCAGAGTAAAATATTGTGATACCTGTATGCTATATCGTCCTCCTCGTTGCTCACACTGCTCGATTTGCAATAATTGTGTGGAGCGTTTTGATCATCACTGCCCTTGGGTAGGCCAGTGCATAGGAATGGTAAGATATGTTCTTCAAATCAGTTGATTCCTTTCTTCCCTTCCTTTCTCtgcatttttgttttcttttgcaTTGCTCCTCGTTACGCCTAacttctttttgttcttttcttcAACTTATATGCAGCGAAACTACCGTTATTTCTTCTGTTTCGTTTCCTCGGCAGCCCTTCTTTGCATCTATGTGTTTTCAATATCAGCTTTCTATATCAAGGTTTTGATGGATGATCATAAAGGTACTGTGTGGACGGCAATGAAAGAATCTCCTGTATCTGTGATTCTGATGGGTTACTGTTTCATATCCTTATGGTTTGTTGGTGGGCTGACTGGATTTCACCTTTATCTAATAAGCACAAATCAGGTTTGCTTCCAATTTTTAACATTCTGAAGTTCAGTTTCTTGTTTCTACTGTAACACATTATCACTTAAAACTGGAGAAATATTGTCTATTCCTGAGTGTGAAAGAAGCATTGCAGTGTGTGTGAAAGAAGCATTGCTGAAACTGTCGAGAATCATTTTAATCTTATTTGTCGATTTTGCTTTGAGAAAATACTTCAGTTTATAATACAAATTACTATCTTGGGGTTTTCATTGCAGACAACCTATGAGAATTTCCGCTACAGATCTGACAACAGGATCAATGTCTATGATCGTGGTTGCTTAAACAACTTTTCCGAAGTATTTTGTACAATGGTGAAGCCATCAAAGAACAACTTCCGAGCTTTGGTGCAGGAGGAATCCCAGAGGCCACCTATGCCCCTTTCAAGGGACAATGCTGAACCAGAGGAACCTGGAGATGGCCGACGTATGAAGGTGGAAGATGATTTAGACATTGGTGGAGATCTTTTGAAGATCTCACAGCGTCATAACATTGAAGACATTGAAGCAGACATTCGTAGTAGAGGGAGCGACGTGCCCCATCACAATTCATCTGAAGGAGATTCCGTGTTGGGTTCTGACAGACGGCCCCCTGGCGTGCAATCAGAACCAACACGGCGCGCAAGTTGGGGGCGAAGTGGGAGCTGGGAAATCGGCAACGAGGGAAACTTTGCCAATTCGAAAGAAGCATTGCAGTCAGTGTGAAGAAGAGCAGTAGGCGTGCACCGGACATCAAGTGGTAAACTTGCAACTCGAACGATGTTCCTTTTGCATTTAGATATTGGAAGAAAAATGCCATCTTCTATTCAATCCAAGGCCAAGTTGATCCATTTTTACTACCTGTTTAGGCTAAGATTTGTGCTATCATTCATCTCTTGCTCCTCCTCGGATCAATCTAATCTTtgcctttttttttgttatttttatgaaaaatgtgaAGGTTTTTATGTAATTGTGGTGGGGGAAAATGTCATTTTCTTACTTTGTATTTACCTCAAACTTCCCTATTTGATATCCATAGTCGTGCGTGGGTTTATGAATCGGCATTCTTTGTGTAATTAACTTTTTAACATAGATTTGGTGACATTTATTTTTCGGCTTTACCATAATCTATGTTGTATCAACTATTTTCAGTTGTGAATCGTTACAATTTGGTTAAATGCATTGCGTTATTTTGCAGAGGTAAAAGATTAGGCATAAGAAAATACTGTAATTAATATCAATTCTTGAAATATAACTTTAATAAAATGGAAATCAAATGACCAACTCGAATTAATGCATTTTTCTAAACGTTTGAACAATGAAAGTGATAAGCACTATGTAACATCCACATTCATTTCAACATATTAATGTCAACagttttatatattttcttaCACTCAACATCGTATGTATAGTTCATTCTTGATATGTACCATCAGAAAACATAATGGATCCTTCAAGAAATATTTTAGTAATATTCTTCACACTTGGTCTCTATTTCGTAGTCATTCTTTCACCAACAACTGCATCAAAAGAAAAGGAACACCACAACAGAAACTCACCAAATGCAATTCCATATGAAACAGTAAACCGTTTCTGCCTTTACAGAAGGCTGTATGTGGAAAGGCCCTTCTGCCTCAGTGTGCTCAAAAGAAGTCATGCCGCCTATGCAAAAAAGGACAATTTAGTCCCCCTTCTCGAGGTTGCCATAAACTCGACCTCCATTTACGTGTGCAAGACCTTGTCCTATTTGCAGGACACTTATGCTAAGTTCAAAACGAGGGAAGTCGAGGAGTGCCTGTCCTGTTATGAGGAGATTGCCGGATACATGACAAAAGTCATAACCGATGTTTCACAAGAACCGGCCATTGCAGGTTTAGATGGTGAGGTGATTATCAGCTATGTAAACCGTTGTGACAAGGCTGTAGTGAAGCACAAGGGCATTTTGGAGAAGAATCAACTAGCCATCGAGCATGCCAAGTTGATGATGGACATTGCTGATGGCCTCAGCAATACGAGCAAATTGTAAAAGATCGCTATGTTTACTATTTAGGCATTACTGTTATTGTTAACGATACTATTTGGGGATAATAAGTTTCATAATCGAACAATAAGTGTATTAGTAATTGATAGAAACATGGAAAAGAATATTTGAGTTTTCTGGTGTTTCATTTGTTGATGTTTCTTTATTTGCTACAAaggattttacatggtttttACTCTTTTCTTCGTTTCTTCCATTGTATACAATCTTTAATCATCATAAACACCAGAATATTTAGTATTACAAACACATATATAGCAGAACAAATCAAACACAAGACAAAAGAAATGAGACGAGAGTCGCATAACATGATCTCAACTCTCAATAACCTGTATACAATGATAACTCAGAAGGTTTCAAGATTACAATTTGGCATTGTGCAAAAGAACTTGTGATGATAAACAGTTGCATCGCAGTCGACCATTGGCTTTTGCACATTCCTCAATCGATGAATTGTAAGCCTATAGAGTCAGCTCCACTGGAGCTTGATGCCATTGCCACCAACATGTGAGGCAGAAAGCGGGTGTCATTGTGAGCTTTTGATTATATCTTGAAAATGGAAACATATATTATACTACATCAAATTCATCATCTTTACTAACCCAGATGTtagcaattgaaactaaaaatataacatataattgTCCCACATTGGTGTCAAGTGataactgaaactagtatataagtctcatgggcccctcctcctatcaccaattggttttaggatggaacccatggatttctatcatggtatcagagcgggtcaccgattgtgggctaaaattgactgacccagcagtatctgggctgaaaccgaaaaaatgactgacccaacagtataactgggctgaaaatttgggccaagtggtccaatCTATCGAacaaaaaattgggccgattgtccaattgattagaaaaaagtccaacccctccaaggttcaccttgaagggtttgagggagggtattgacaattgaaactaaaaatataacatataattgtcccacatcggtgtcaagtgataactgaaactagtatataagtctcatgggcccctcctcctatcaccaattggttttaggatggaacccatgtatttctatcatggtatcagagcgggtcaccgattgtgggctaaaattgactgacccagcagtatctgggctgaaaccgaaaaaatgactgacccaacagtataactgggctgaaaatttgggccaagtggtccaaccTATCGAacaaaaaattgggccgattgtccaattgattagaaaaaagtccaacccctccaaggttcaccttgaagggtttgagggagggtattgacaattgaaactaaaaatataacatataattgtcccacatcggtgtcaagtgataactgaaactagtatataagtctcatgggcccctcctcctatcaccaattggttttaggatggaacccatggatttctatcatggtatcagagcgggtcaccgattgtgggctaaaattgactgacccagcagtatctgggctgaaaccgaaaaaatgactgacccaacagtataactgggctgaaaatttgggccaagtggtccaaccTATCGAacaaaaaattgggccgattgtccaattgattagaaaaaagtccaacccctccaaggttcaccttgaagggtttgagggagggtattgacaattgaaactaaaaatataacatataattgtcccacatcggtgtcaagtgataactgaaactagtatataagtctcatgggcccctcctcctatcaccaattggttttaggatggaacccatggatttctatcatggtatcagagcgggtcaccgattgtgggctaaaattgactgacccagcagtatctgggctgaaaccgaaaaaatgactgacccaacagtataactgggctgaaaatttgggccaagtggtccaaccTATCGAacaaaaaattgggccgattgtccaattgattagaaaaaagtccaacccctccaaggtttaccttgaagggtttgagggagggtattgacaattgaaactaaaaatataacatataattgtcccacatcggtgtcaagtgataactgaaactagtatataagtctcatgggcccctccttgTCAAGTGataactgaaactagtatataagtctcatgggcccctcctcctatcaccaactggttttaggatggaacccatggatttctatcaataGACAATGCTGATCTATAAAAAGTACCAAAGAATTTATAGCCATTAAgctttctttcttctttgtCAAGAAAATCGAGTATAGGTTGTTAAGTTTTCATTTTAGTCAAACAGTGCCCTTTCGAAGCCTCCCGTTTTGGACTACTAACTTGGatagaataattaaaattaagcCTCTTTCCAAAGAGTTGCTTTCCCTTCTAAATTACTATAAACTTATGCACGAAAGTCATGAAATGGACACTAATTTAGTATAGTCTGGGATGCCCTAAAGAATCTGACCAACAAAATTTTGATCTTGAATTCCATAAAACAAATTCAATCTCCACAATAATTACAAAAGCAAATAAATATGACTGACTTTTCACTTCAGTAATCGAAGGCAATCTCTTTCTATATTCAGAACTTGAGAGAGCAAAAAAAGTCTTAACATGGATATAACTCTAAAAGACAAACCTAACAAGTTACGTCTTAACAAGCATGGATGCAAGACAAATATCCAGATGAtcatatatattttattcaagGATCGAAATGCTGGATGGTCAGCGAAGGAGTGAGTGATATGTAAAGATAAACATTTGATTTCCTCGACCTTCCCTTTTTGGTAGCTTACCAAACAAGCGACACAGTTTCTCATAAAGGGTAAGAAAAATAGGATTATAAGACAAAGTTCAACCTATCAGCTCTCCTCCCTCCTGGTAAATTCatctaaatattttatttttgcgaCGGCATACATTTCCTTCTCTAAGAAAACTAGCCATATCGATTCAGAAATAGAATTAAGAAAACCCTATTAGTTAAAGCATATACTGAGCCAAATCTAACTGATCACCACATTGACAAACCATGCTTCGGTCAGAGACAATTCACAATTAAAATTCCCAGCAATACGACCATTTTGTTATCATGAATTTCAAGTAAATACAGTTTAGCTGGAAACATATTTTGAAGCCTAACCCTAAAGTTCATCTccaatattttaatgattttattatcCTACGCAACTCCAAAAAAAGTctaaaaagaaaacaataaTAATTTGAAGATAAATACATTCAAATTAATATACGTACATACGAACTGTGTTATATTAATATCTGAATTTATATATGAATGCATATGGATACATGTGTGAACTCACACTTTACTACAAGCATCAAACTCCATTATTGCGAATACTTAGCATATATATCATGGATCACGACTTTCGATACCTACGACTATGATATAACTAAtgttaagtgtataactagagaataaatcttAGCCAcacattatcttaatccaatgactaaaataagtaaacatttttagttaataaaaaactgcataggggtattttaggaaatcaacTTTGTTCTCATATTTTCACATGCACACACCATTCAccctcacacacaaacacactctCTCCTTCTCTCACGAAAGAGGTGGCGGAGCAGCTTGCACCTCCTCTCCAGCGACACCCTCCTCCGGCCTGCCTGCGCCTCCCCATCTGTAGCCCCCTCCTCCGGCGAAATTATTTGCAGTGGTGATCCaaaattttttctttcttagaTTTGAAATCTACATTTTGTTTTCCCATTTGAAGAAAGACTATATTTTTGCAAATACCGAtttgtttttcttaattttgGTTTGTTTGTAAGAAATTGGTGTCGTCTTCCACCTCAATATTTCTTATTCCAtcgtttttcctttttcaatgAAGGCGTGATCAGTGTTAATAATCTTTTGTAGTAAAAGTTaagaaagaaattaaagaatatCGATAAAATGGTAAAGGAAAAAGAGGAATGAATTaaaaagaggaatgaagaaAATGTTCGAGCGAGAGAGAGACGATTGTAGTTGCATCCATTGCAATTGTGCGATCTGTACACTATAATTTCGTCACTTTACCTACCACGATGCTAAAACAAATTGGAAATTAGTGTATAAGTTACATTTTCGAATTTAGAGTGAAAGAATCCATTGCAATTGTGGACAcataatcttttttattttatttacctaaatctgaattttttaaattttgttattgttttttttttgttttctgtaaATCTTTTGGTTAGATTCATTGTAAGATAAAGAAGAATAGATGTATATTAATATGAGCAaaatgatagaaatccatgggttccatcctaaaaccaattggtgataggaggaggggtccatgagacttatatactagtttcagttttctattggcaccgatgtgggacagttatatgttatattttttagttcaattgccaacaccctccctcaaacccttcaaggtggaccttggaggggttggacttttttctaatcgtttggacaatcggcccaattttttcgatcggttggaccattTGGCCCAAATTTtgacttttttctaatcgattggacaatcggcccaattttttcgatcggttggaccacttggcccaaattttcagcccagttatactgctgggtcagtcatttttttttgtttcagcccagatatactgttgggtcagtcaattttagcccacaatcggtgacccgctctgataccatgatagaaatccatgggttcaatcctaaaaccaattggtgataggaggaggggtccatgagacttatatactagtttcagttttctattggcaccgatgtgggacagttatatgttatattttttagtTCAATTGCCAACACAAAACATAGTTATAGTGACGTaatccagggttagagtgatgtttctttgatttttggctatagtgatgtgttttgtaaacaagagttaagtaaaatcatgctaagagtgatgtgttttgtaaacaagagtgaagtaaaatcatgctaagagtgatgtgttttgtaaataagagtgaagtaaaatcatgctaagagtgatgtgttttgttaacaagagtgaagtaaaatcatgctaaaagtgatgtgttttgtaaataatgaagtaaaatcatgctaagagtgatgtgttttgttaacaacaatgaagtaaaatggacCAAACTCAAGGAGGGGTTCGACATTTCTAAATTGAAATACTCCCTCTTATCTTATTGCAGCATATATCACAGAAAATAACTAGTTTTGGGCTTTTGTAT carries:
- the LOC121782934 gene encoding protein S-acyltransferase 8-like, with protein sequence MAKRVYQVWKGNNIFFLNGRLIFGPDARSLLVTLLLLIAPVVIFCVFVARHLRHHFSSYNAGYAIIVAAIVFTIHVLVLLFLTSSRDPGIVPRNSHPPEEEFRYDTSASVEVGGRQTPSLQFPRTKEVMVNGLPIRVKYCDTCMLYRPPRCSHCSICNNCVERFDHHCPWVGQCIGMRNYRYFFCFVSSAALLCIYVFSISAFYIKVLMDDHKGTVWTAMKESPVSVILMGYCFISLWFVGGLTGFHLYLISTNQTTYENFRYRSDNRINVYDRGCLNNFSEVFCTMVKPSKNNFRALVQEESQRPPMPLSRDNAEPEEPGDGRRMKVEDDLDIGGDLLKISQRHNIEDIEADIRSRGSDVPHHNSSEGDSVLGSDRRPPGVQSEPTRRASWGRSGSWEIGNEGNFANSKEALQSV